AGATTTTTTATGAAGAAGGGAGGGAAAAAGAAGCTCTCCATCTTTGGGAAGAAACTAAAGAGGAGAACTCTCACGATATAACAGTAATTTACCGTCTTGCTGAAATCTACATAAATATATTCAAATCAAAAGAAGCTATTTCTCTCCTACTCCATCTTATAAAGAACGAAAATGACATTGAAAAAAGAGACGAAGTCAAAAACCTCCTATTAAACCTACTTGAATACGTAAAAGAAGACCTTCTTGTTATAAATACCCTTAAAGAACTTTACTTAATTTTCCCAGAAGATAAAGATGTACTTATAAGTACCATCAAGCACTTAATTAATAAAGGTAACCTAAAAGAAGCATCTTTAATTATGAACAAACTTCTTCAAGAGAACCCAGATAATCCTAGGCTTAGATACCTAAATGGGTTGCTTTACTATAAAAAAGGACAGAACAAAGAAGCAATAGAAATTTGGGAAACTTTGCTTAAGGAACAGGGAGAAACACCCTTACTTTTAGAAAGACTAGGGGAAGTTTATATCGAACAAAAAGATTATGAAAAGGCTCTATATTATTTCCAAAGACTACGTGAGTACAAAATCCATAATAAAGAAGTTACTTTCACATTAGCATCTTTATATCAGCAAACAGGTAATTTAGATAAAGCTATAGAACTATGGGAAGAAGCTATTGATTTAGATCCAAATGATAAAAATGCATATGCTAATCTTGCCATTTGTTATATATACCAAGGGGATGTTGAAACTGCATTCGACATAACTCAATACGCTCTTTTAATTCCTAAGGAAAACGCTTTCCTCTATTTTACTGCTGGTTTAATAAGTCTTCTTCAAGGTAACATGTCAAAAACTCTAAGTTATTGGAAAAAATGCTGGACAACTCATCCTTTAGTTCTCGGTACGTACTGGAACCTCGCTGTAAATGTTACTCCTATAACCTTTTTTGAGGAATTAAACAAAACTCTTCTTAAGAGTAGATACAAAAAGGAATTTAAAGATACATTAGCACGATATATAGGCTTTACTATTTCTTCGAATTTAAACGATGATAGTAACACTAAATAAATACTATTTCCTTAACTTTATTTTGGATAAACCAGCATAAATGGCTCCCGATCCAAGCTCCTCTTCTATCCTTAATAGCTGATTATATTTCGCAACTCTATCTACTCTTGCAGGAGCGCCTGTTTTAATTTGACCACTTAAAGTAGCTACAGCGAGATCTGCGATAAAACTATCTTCCGTTTCGCCAGACCTATGAGATATAATAGCTCCGTAACCAGCATCGTAAGCCTGATTTATAACGTCAAGCGTTTCGGTTAAAGTTCCTATTTGATTAAGTTTAATTAATATGGCATTAGCCACTCCTTCCTTTATACCCTTACTAAGCCTCTCAGAGTTTGTAACAAATATATCATCACCTACAAGCTGTATCCTTTTACCTAATTTTTCTGTTAAGAGCTTCCACCCTTCCCAGTCTTCCTCTGCTAAGCCATCCTCTATAGATATTATAGGATACTTATTTACAAGTTCCTCATAATACTTTACCATCTCCTCTGAGGTAAGAGCAAGATTATCAGCCTTAAGATGGTATTTTCCGGCTTTAAAAATCTCTGTAGCAGCAACATCCAGGGCAAGAGCTATATCCTCTCCAGGCTTATAACCAGCCTTCTCTATAGCTTCTATCAATAACTTTAAGGGCTCTTCATTAGAATGCAGATTTGGAGCGAAGCCGCCTTCATCCCCAACCGATGTAACAAGCCCTCTATCCTTTAATATTCTCTTAAGAATATGATAAACTTCTACTGCCATTCTAAGGGCTTCCTTAAATGAAGGAGCTTTTACAGGAAC
This portion of the Synergistota bacterium genome encodes:
- a CDS encoding tetratricopeptide repeat protein: MKEFLFLKKGRSEKEKGNYEEAIKLLKKAIKEDPSYIEAHLELGRTYTIIRDLYKAELQFRQVLLMDKKNLAAKHNLGLVYYLQGKSNNALKEWMEVLHENPDYVPTLLILADYHLERNEPNQAKQYYERVLKADPYNWEAKINLGKIFYEEGREKEALHLWEETKEENSHDITVIYRLAEIYINIFKSKEAISLLLHLIKNENDIEKRDEVKNLLLNLLEYVKEDLLVINTLKELYLIFPEDKDVLISTIKHLINKGNLKEASLIMNKLLQENPDNPRLRYLNGLLYYKKGQNKEAIEIWETLLKEQGETPLLLERLGEVYIEQKDYEKALYYFQRLREYKIHNKEVTFTLASLYQQTGNLDKAIELWEEAIDLDPNDKNAYANLAICYIYQGDVETAFDITQYALLIPKENAFLYFTAGLISLLQGNMSKTLSYWKKCWTTHPLVLGTYWNLAVNVTPITFFEELNKTLLKSRYKKEFKDTLARYIGFTISSNLNDDSNTK
- the eno gene encoding phosphopyruvate hydratase — encoded protein: MSRIISIWGREVLDSRGNPTVEAEVVLESGAIGTAMVPSGASTGTFEALELRDGEKRYGGKGVLKAVKNINDVISQELIGLDAENQAEIDNKLIELDGTPNKSKLGANAILAVSMAVARAMANELGISLYRYLGGIRAKILPAPFLNVLNGGKHADNNLDIQEFMIVPVKAPSFKEALRMAVEVYHILKRILKDRGLVTSVGDEGGFAPNLHSNEEPLKLLIEAIEKAGYKPGEDIALALDVAATEIFKAGKYHLKADNLALTSEEMVKYYEELVNKYPIISIEDGLAEEDWEGWKLLTEKLGKRIQLVGDDIFVTNSERLSKGIKEGVANAILIKLNQIGTLTETLDVINQAYDAGYGAIISHRSGETEDSFIADLAVATLSGQIKTGAPARVDRVAKYNQLLRIEEELGSGAIYAGLSKIKLRK